CCCGAGTAGTTGCCCATTGGATAGGGCAATTACTCGGGTTGATGCTGTTCATGGAAACAATTCAAGATGATGTCTCCAGCGCTCTATTGCCTAAATTGCTCATAGTAAAGCGGATGAAGCTAAAGCCACATCCGCAACTACAGCATATTTAGCTTACGGTAAGCAATGCCCGCCCAACATTATAGTGCTTTTAATAGAAATTTGATTTCCATGGCGGCGGTTATAGCATTGTTTTTCGCTTGAGCTAAAGTTTTCCCCTCGGCAATAACATAGGCATAGCGATGACCCATCGACAATGGGGGGGTTAACAAAGTTCCTTTTCGTGGCTTTACATATACATCGACAACACCAGGTGCTTTTGTTGCCCTTGTTTTACCGATTACTCTTTCTAACACACCTTTGCTCTCTACTATAACATATTTTGTAAAGATGAATTTTTTATGCCTAGGTTGGACATTTGGTTGTTCACCTAAAAATAATTTAAGTGTTTCTTCCACTAAACTAAATCCGAAAGCCGCATGTAGCATATTATTCATAGCGCCACCTGAAATTCGAGGGTTAATCTCAATGAGCTTCCATCCATGTTCCGTTAAACGAAGCTCTAGATGCAATGTTCCATTTTCAATATCAAATACTTTGACAATAGAATGGAGCACTTCTTCAATCCCTTTTTGAATATCAGAAGGTACTTCCGCGAGTATACCATAGCCTGTAATAATGAATCGTTTTCCTTGTGTAATCTCTTGTTCAATAATACCGATTGTGTGAACTTGTCGCTTATAGACCATTGCTTCCACTAAGTATTGGGGTCCATCAATATATTCCTCAATCATGATGGTTTCACCAGGGTTTTTATTTTGGAGAAATGTAAGATGTGAATCGAGTTGGTTTTTATCTGTCGCAAGTAGTACGTCTTTTGAACCCGTTGATTTAGGAGATTTAACAATCAATGGAAATACCATGTTATTTGAAAATGATTCATGCGGTTTTTTTAGGAAAAATTTTGGGGAATACGGCTGATCCTTTAATAGATTTCTTGTTTTCTCTTTATCTTCCATCATTTCAATTGCTGCTGATGAAGTATAGTTTTGGCAAAATTCATCACATAAAATAGAGGCAATATGAACAAATGGATCTACAAAACTAACAATGGACTTTATCTCTAAACCGGTATCAAGCAAATCATGAATTTCTACTATCATATCTTCTATATTGGAAGTATCGATAAAAATCATTTTATGAATGTCTGGATAGGCTTTTCTCTGTTGTAATTGTTTTTCATTGCTTGTGAACAGTATTGTCAAGTAGCCCAATTTTTCTGCTGCTTTTATCGCTTCACGACTAGACCCAGATTTGTTTGTACCGATAAATATAATTG
This DNA window, taken from Lysinibacillus sp. FSL M8-0337, encodes the following:
- a CDS encoding ATP-grasp domain-containing protein, yielding MKAIIFIGTNKSGSSREAIKAAEKLGYLTILFTSNEKQLQQRKAYPDIHKMIFIDTSNIEDMIVEIHDLLDTGLEIKSIVSFVDPFVHIASILCDEFCQNYTSSAAIEMMEDKEKTRNLLKDQPYSPKFFLKKPHESFSNNMVFPLIVKSPKSTGSKDVLLATDKNQLDSHLTFLQNKNPGETIMIEEYIDGPQYLVEAMVYKRQVHTIGIIEQEITQGKRFIITGYGILAEVPSDIQKGIEEVLHSIVKVFDIENGTLHLELRLTEHGWKLIEINPRISGGAMNNMLHAAFGFSLVEETLKLFLGEQPNVQPRHKKFIFTKYVIVESKGVLERVIGKTRATKAPGVVDVYVKPRKGTLLTPPLSMGHRYAYVIAEGKTLAQAKNNAITAAMEIKFLLKAL